A single window of Oncorhynchus clarkii lewisi isolate Uvic-CL-2024 chromosome 10, UVic_Ocla_1.0, whole genome shotgun sequence DNA harbors:
- the LOC139419429 gene encoding D(1)-like dopamine receptor, with translation MDLNFSTVRDSDNLLERDSSKRVLTGCFLFALILTTLLGNTLVCVAVTKFRHLRSKVTNFFVISLAISDLLVAILVMPWKAATEIVGFWPFGAFCNVWVAFDIMCSTASILNLCVISVDRYWAISSPFRYERKMTPKVAFIMISVAWTLSVLISFIPVQLNWHKAAVLELNGTYGELPPDNCDSSLNRTYAISSSLISFYIPVAIMIVTYTRIYRIAQIQIRRISALERAAESAKNRHSSMGNNSNMETESSFKMSFKRETKVLKTLSVIMGVFVCCWLPFFILNCMVPFCEPNGPSDFLCISPGTFDVFVWFGWANSSLNPIIYAFNADFRKAFSILLGCHRLCPGSNAIEIVSINNNGSQPPASQYQPKGHIPKESNNATYVIPHSILCQEEELQKKDGVGIKTMEKLSPSLSGNLGSDADVSLEKINPITQNGQHKTVTC, from the coding sequence ATGGATTTGAACTTCTCCACGGTCCGCGATAGCGATAATTTGCTGGAGAGAGACTCATCCAAGCGCGTTCTGACAGGCTGCTTTCTCTTTGCGCTCATCCTGACCACACTGCTGGGGAACACACTGGTATGTGTTGCAGTCACCAAGTTCCGCCACCTGCGCTCAAAGGTCACCAACTTCTTTGTGATCTCTTTGGCCATTTCAGACCTGCTGGTGGCCATCTTGGTGATGCCATGGAAGGCAGCAACGGAGATCGTGGGCTTCTGGCCGTTCGGTGCCTTCTGTAATGTCTGGGTGGCGTTCGACATCATGTGCTCAACAGCGTCCATTTTGAACTTATGTGTCATCAGCGTGGACAGATACTGGGCGATCTCAAGCCCATTCCGCTACGAGAGGAAGATGACACCCAAGGTGGCGTTTATTATGATCAGTGTGGCATGGACGCTGTCTGTGCTCATCTCTTTCATCCCTGTGCAGTTGAACTGGCACAAGGCTGCGGTGTTGGAGCTCAACGGCACTTACGGTGAGCTGCCGCCGGACAACTGCGACTCCAGCCTTAACAGGACCTATgccatctcctcctccctcatcagcTTCTACATCCCTGTGGCAATCATGATCGTGACTTACACCCGGATTTACAGAATTGCCCAGATACAAATCAGGAGGATCTCAGCACTGGAGAGGGCTGCGGAGAGTGCCAAGAACCGCCACAGCAGTATGGGGAACAACTCCAACATGGAGACGGAGAGCTCCTTCAAGATGTCTTTCAAAAGAGAAACCAAAGTCCTAAAGACCCTCTCTGTCATAATGGGGGTGTTTGTGTGCTGCTGGCTGCCCTTCTTCATCCTCAACTGCATGGTACCCTTCTGTGAGCCCAACGGCCCCTCTGATTTCCTCTGCATCAGCCCCGGCACCTTCGACGTGTTCGTCTGGTTCGGCTGGGCCAACTCCTCACTCAACCCCATCATATATGCCTTCAACGCGGACTTCCGCAAAGCGTTCTCCATCCTGCTGGGCTGCCACAGACTCTGCCCGGGCAGCAATGCCATAGAGATAGTGAGCATCAACAACAATGGATCCCAGCCGCCTGCGTCCCAGTATCAGCCCAAAGGGCACATTCCCAAGGAAAGCAACAATGCCACCTATGTGATTCCCCACAGCATCCTGTGTCAGGAGGAGGAGCTGCAGAAGAAGGATGGGGTTGGGATTAAGACCATGGAGAAACTGTCCCCGTCCCTTTCTGGGAACTTGGGCAGCGATGCCGATGTGTCACTGGAAAAGATTAATCCTATAACTCAGAACGGCCAACACAAAACTGTGACATGTTGA